The uncultured Roseibium sp. genome contains a region encoding:
- the rpoZ gene encoding DNA-directed RNA polymerase subunit omega — MARVTVEDCIDKVENRFELVLLAAHRARMISSGSPLTVERDNDKNPVVALREIAEQTVSPEDMKEDLIHSLQKYVEVDEPEAEAVPMVPSGQQQTTQVNAVDDSAVEFDRMSEEDLLRGLEGLVPPERSDDV, encoded by the coding sequence ATGGCGCGTGTGACCGTCGAGGACTGCATCGACAAGGTCGAAAATCGTTTTGAGCTGGTTCTCCTGGCCGCTCATCGCGCTCGCATGATCTCAAGCGGCTCACCGCTCACCGTAGAGCGCGACAACGACAAGAACCCGGTCGTGGCCCTGCGCGAGATTGCCGAGCAGACCGTAAGCCCCGAAGACATGAAGGAAGACCTGATCCACTCCCTGCAGAAATATGTGGAAGTGGACGAGCCGGAAGCGGAAGCCGTGCCGATGGTTCCCTCGGGCCAGCAGCAGACGACCCAGGTCAATGCGGTCGACGACTCGGCTGTGGAATTCGACCGCATGTCGGAAGAGGATCTCCTGCGCGGCCTGGAAGGCCTGGTTCCGCCGGAGCGCAGCGACGACGTCTAA
- a CDS encoding NYN domain-containing protein encodes MFDAREKVALFIDGANLYSTAKAIGFDIDYKRLLKEFQGQAYLLRAYYYTALIEDQEYSSIRPLIDWLDYNGYKVITKPVKEFVDSSGRRKVKGNMDIELAVDAMGLVESVDHIVLFSGDGDFRSLVEALQRKGRKVSVVSTLKTQPPMIADDLRRQADHFIDLATLASKIGRDPSERPARPQTGPDFDDEDDDY; translated from the coding sequence ATGTTTGATGCCAGAGAAAAAGTTGCTTTATTTATTGACGGCGCAAATCTTTACTCGACGGCCAAGGCCATAGGTTTCGATATTGATTACAAACGTCTATTGAAAGAATTTCAGGGTCAGGCTTATCTGCTTCGCGCCTACTATTACACTGCTCTCATCGAAGATCAGGAATACTCATCAATCCGACCGCTGATCGATTGGCTGGATTACAATGGCTATAAAGTCATAACCAAGCCCGTCAAAGAATTCGTCGATTCGTCCGGCAGACGAAAGGTGAAGGGCAATATGGATATCGAGCTTGCCGTCGATGCGATGGGGCTCGTCGAAAGTGTCGACCATATCGTTCTTTTCTCCGGCGACGGCGATTTCCGGTCGTTGGTGGAAGCCCTGCAGAGAAAAGGCCGCAAGGTCAGCGTCGTTTCGACCCTTAAGACCCAGCCGCCGATGATCGCCGATGATCTTCGCAGGCAGGCCGATCACTTCATCGATCTCGCGACCCTTGCCAGCAAGATCGGCCGGGATCCGTCCGAACGTCCCGCACGCCCGCAGACCGGGCCGGACTTCGACGACGAAGACGACGACTACTAA
- a CDS encoding uracil-DNA glycosylase, whose product MVSVDPPLDCQACPRLVGLRHELREQFPDWFNAPVPSFGSPDPKLLIVGLAPGMRGANQTGRPFTGDYAGDLLYETMLDFGFAKGTYQARPDDGLELRDAIITNAVRCLPPQNKPTGPEIKTCRPYLIATLEANPGLRAVLALGRIAHETFLSALELRRADFTFRHGARHDLGTRQLVMFDSYHCSRYNTNTGRLTTEMFRSVFTDIRQFLDCE is encoded by the coding sequence ATGGTCAGTGTCGACCCACCGCTGGACTGTCAGGCATGCCCGAGGCTTGTCGGCTTGCGCCACGAGCTTCGGGAGCAATTTCCCGATTGGTTCAATGCGCCGGTACCGTCCTTCGGCTCCCCGGATCCGAAGCTGCTCATCGTCGGTCTTGCGCCCGGCATGCGCGGCGCAAACCAGACGGGCCGGCCGTTTACCGGTGACTATGCCGGCGACCTTCTTTACGAAACGATGCTGGATTTCGGTTTTGCCAAGGGAACTTACCAGGCAAGGCCGGATGACGGGCTGGAACTGCGTGACGCGATCATCACCAATGCGGTGCGATGCCTGCCGCCGCAGAACAAGCCGACCGGCCCGGAAATCAAAACATGCCGCCCGTATCTGATTGCGACGCTTGAGGCCAATCCGGGCCTGAGAGCGGTTCTTGCGCTCGGGCGGATTGCCCATGAAACCTTCCTGAGTGCCCTGGAGCTCCGTCGCGCCGATTTCACCTTCCGCCACGGTGCGCGTCACGATCTGGGAACGCGGCAGCTCGTGATGTTCGATAGCTATCACTGCTCGCGCTACAACACCAATACCGGGCGTTTGACCACGGAGATGTTCCGCTCGGTCTTTACCGATATCCGACAGTTTCTGGATTGCGAATAA
- a CDS encoding arginyltransferase, with translation MTRHPTEHPQFYLTAPAPCPYLEGRQERKVFTHLIGHHATALNDVLTQGGFRRSQNIAYRPACENCRACISVRVRVDDFQWTRSLKRQWKQGADLIGARLPPSPSAEQYDLFQTYLRARHENGGMTEMSVLDYAMMVEDTHVETMVIEYRRRGPDSFITGAGEGPLLGVALTDQLSDGLSMVYSFFDPDVQSVGLGTYMILDHIERARRLRLPYVYLGYWVEGSEKMAYKARFKPQEHLGPEGWTEPDPLLD, from the coding sequence GTGACAAGGCATCCCACAGAACATCCGCAGTTCTATCTGACCGCGCCAGCGCCTTGCCCCTATCTGGAAGGCCGTCAGGAACGGAAAGTGTTTACCCACCTGATCGGCCATCACGCGACGGCGCTGAATGACGTTCTGACCCAAGGCGGCTTCCGCCGCAGCCAGAACATCGCCTATCGTCCGGCTTGCGAAAACTGTCGCGCCTGCATCTCCGTAAGGGTCCGGGTCGACGATTTTCAGTGGACCAGGTCTCTGAAACGTCAGTGGAAGCAGGGAGCCGACCTGATCGGTGCACGCCTCCCCCCCAGCCCGTCCGCCGAGCAATACGATCTGTTTCAGACCTATCTGCGAGCCCGTCACGAAAACGGCGGCATGACGGAAATGAGCGTGCTCGACTACGCCATGATGGTCGAGGATACCCATGTGGAAACCATGGTCATCGAATACCGGCGGCGCGGCCCCGACAGCTTCATTACCGGTGCGGGCGAAGGTCCCCTGCTCGGGGTGGCGCTGACCGACCAGCTCTCCGACGGCCTGTCCATGGTCTATTCGTTCTTCGACCCGGACGTTCAAAGCGTGGGCCTGGGAACTTACATGATCCTCGATCACATCGAGCGCGCCCGTCGGCTGCGGCTGCCCTATGTCTATCTGGGTTATTGGGTCGAAGGGTCGGAGAAAATGGCCTACAAGGCCCGTTTCAAGCCTCAGGAACACCTGGGACCGGAAGGTTGGACCGAGCCCGACCCTCTGCTTGACTGA
- a CDS encoding SLC13 family permease, whose translation MESTDVAMALTFVVIASTVVLYALERYSIEVIALGSVVSLAAIFTLFPVTTERGPVTTGDFLVGFANPALVTIICLLIIGQGLFQTNALEGPAQAIVRWVRGRSQLATIPVLVAVAALSAFLNNTPVVVMFLPILTAVAATMGQSSSRVLMPLSFMAILGGMTTLIGSSTNLLVVNYAAQHSDLRLGFFSFTPIGLLLAGTGAVYVLFVMPRLMRTRKTMADELTGASGKQFIAQIEISYGHPLVGVTSVAGMFPALKDMTVRLVQRGEQPILPPFENVTLSHGDTVIVAATRTALANALSRRQPLMDPENSSQTADNGDQSSTPPGSMTLAEVVVAPASRMMGRTLLQSGFHAETGCVVMGIQRRSRMPRMAMNNIRLEAGDVLLVGGSAEQIARLRGSRDVLLLDWSTAEVPRRRYAPRALAIFAIVVGLSASGLIPIVTAAIAGTFAMVASGCLNVRQAMRAIDSRIFMLVGASLAGAVALEASGGATAIAGTLVTLLKGHSAAVILSALYLIVMVLTNFLSNNAAAVLFTPIAINMSNQLGQSSEAFVVCLLLAANSSFATPVGYQTNLIVMGPGHYRFSDFIRAGTPLSLILWVTFSLVAPWYYGL comes from the coding sequence ATGGAATCGACTGACGTAGCCATGGCGCTGACCTTTGTGGTGATCGCGTCAACGGTGGTACTCTACGCTCTGGAGCGCTATTCCATCGAGGTAATCGCGCTCGGGTCCGTCGTTTCCCTCGCAGCAATATTCACGCTCTTTCCGGTCACGACCGAGCGCGGCCCTGTCACAACCGGCGATTTTCTCGTCGGATTCGCCAATCCCGCGCTGGTCACCATCATCTGCCTGCTGATCATCGGACAGGGCCTGTTCCAGACCAATGCGCTGGAAGGCCCGGCACAGGCCATCGTCCGCTGGGTGCGAGGGCGCTCGCAACTGGCGACCATTCCGGTGCTTGTTGCCGTCGCAGCTCTCAGCGCCTTTCTCAACAACACCCCCGTCGTGGTGATGTTCCTGCCGATCCTGACCGCGGTTGCCGCAACCATGGGTCAGTCTTCGTCACGGGTTCTGATGCCGCTGTCCTTCATGGCCATCCTCGGCGGCATGACCACGCTGATCGGGTCTTCGACGAACCTGCTGGTCGTCAACTACGCCGCCCAGCATTCCGATCTGCGTCTGGGGTTCTTCAGCTTCACGCCGATCGGCCTCCTCCTCGCCGGGACCGGGGCCGTCTATGTGCTGTTTGTCATGCCGCGCCTCATGAGGACGCGCAAGACCATGGCCGATGAACTCACCGGGGCTTCGGGCAAACAGTTCATCGCGCAGATCGAGATCTCCTACGGTCATCCCCTGGTGGGCGTGACCTCCGTCGCCGGCATGTTCCCTGCCCTCAAGGACATGACCGTCCGACTGGTGCAAAGAGGAGAACAGCCAATCCTGCCGCCGTTCGAAAACGTCACCTTGTCGCATGGTGATACGGTGATCGTTGCGGCAACCCGGACGGCGCTTGCCAACGCCCTGTCCCGCCGCCAGCCGCTGATGGATCCGGAAAATTCCAGCCAGACCGCGGACAACGGGGACCAGTCATCCACGCCGCCGGGTTCCATGACCCTCGCCGAGGTCGTGGTCGCACCGGCCTCGCGCATGATGGGGCGCACCCTGCTGCAATCGGGTTTCCACGCGGAAACCGGCTGCGTGGTCATGGGCATCCAGCGGCGCAGTCGTATGCCGCGCATGGCCATGAACAATATCCGCCTTGAGGCCGGCGACGTTCTGCTCGTGGGTGGTAGCGCGGAACAGATCGCGAGATTGCGCGGCAGCCGAGACGTTCTCCTGCTCGACTGGTCGACGGCGGAAGTGCCGCGCCGACGCTACGCGCCCCGCGCCCTTGCCATCTTCGCCATTGTCGTCGGCCTGTCCGCCAGCGGCCTGATCCCCATCGTCACCGCAGCCATCGCCGGCACCTTCGCCATGGTGGCCTCCGGGTGCCTGAATGTGCGTCAGGCCATGCGTGCCATCGACAGCCGGATCTTCATGCTGGTCGGCGCCTCTCTTGCCGGTGCCGTGGCGCTAGAAGCATCAGGCGGGGCGACAGCGATTGCAGGCACGCTCGTCACCCTGCTCAAAGGCCATTCCGCGGCGGTCATACTATCGGCGCTCTATCTGATCGTCATGGTGCTGACCAATTTCCTGTCCAACAATGCCGCAGCGGTTCTGTTCACACCGATTGCGATCAACATGTCGAACCAGCTCGGGCAGTCTTCCGAAGCCTTCGTTGTCTGCCTGCTGCTGGCAGCCAACAGTTCGTTCGCGACGCCCGTGGGCTACCAGACCAATCTGATCGTCATGGGCCCGGGGCATTACAGATTTTCCGATTTCATACGTGCCGGAACGCCGCTATCGCTTATATTATGGGTGACTTTCTCATTGGTCGCTCCATGGTATTATGGACTTTGA
- a CDS encoding RDD family protein — protein MATDIDTTGSRQDAYDPVAMPDLFDGVRTKRIFAFCIDAIAVAILTCVAAVLVFILGIFTLGLAWFFYAFLAQGVAILYTAFTLGGSNAATPGMRAMGLEMRLWYGGRPYPLLAIMHLLLFWFSVALLTPFVLLVSLFTDRKRLLHDLILGTVVMNSAALQTRG, from the coding sequence ATGGCCACAGACATTGATACCACCGGCTCCAGGCAGGACGCCTACGATCCGGTCGCCATGCCGGACCTGTTCGATGGTGTCAGGACAAAGCGCATCTTCGCCTTCTGCATCGACGCCATCGCCGTGGCGATCCTGACCTGCGTGGCCGCCGTTCTCGTCTTTATCCTGGGCATCTTCACCCTCGGCCTGGCGTGGTTCTTCTACGCCTTCCTCGCCCAGGGCGTTGCGATCCTCTACACCGCCTTCACCCTCGGCGGCTCCAATGCGGCCACGCCCGGAATGCGCGCCATGGGCCTGGAAATGCGCCTCTGGTACGGCGGTCGGCCCTACCCGCTGCTGGCCATCATGCACCTGCTGCTGTTCTGGTTCTCCGTCGCCTTGCTGACGCCCTTCGTGCTGCTTGTGTCGCTGTTCACCGATCGCAAGCGCCTGCTGCACGACCTGATCCTCGGCACGGTGGTGATGAATTCCGCTGCGCTGCAAACGCGCGGCTGA
- a CDS encoding threonine ammonia-lyase produces the protein MNSAPSGTGAPPDPAEVTFAGIQKAAKLIRGAVLETPCLPAPALSALTGAEVFVKYENMQVTGAFKERGAIVKLASLTPEERSRGVIAMSAGNHAQGVACHAQRLGIPATIVMPESTPFVKIAATKSYNAEVVLAGETVHEASEEADRIAAQRGLVWVHPYDDPRVIEGQGTIALEMLEAYPDLDTLVIPIGGGGLISGNGTAAKAIRPDIEVIGVETVLYPGMWGDFYGKEVRCEGPTIAEGIAVRDVGKLTRQIVKKVVDDIILAKESTIERAINAYLTRLRTIAEGAGAAGLAALLTEPERFAGKKVGLILCGGNIDPRLLSSIVIRELARDGRLVSIRIDTPDRPGVLGEIATIIGNLKGNVVDVAHHHLFLNVPAKGATLDVTFEAFDTHHGEEIVAALRERGYRVRHMDVAESIE, from the coding sequence ATGAACTCCGCGCCGTCGGGTACTGGCGCTCCTCCAGATCCCGCTGAGGTCACCTTCGCCGGCATTCAAAAGGCGGCCAAACTGATACGGGGGGCCGTTCTCGAAACGCCGTGCCTGCCGGCTCCCGCGTTATCGGCGCTCACCGGCGCGGAGGTTTTCGTCAAATACGAAAACATGCAGGTGACCGGCGCCTTCAAGGAACGCGGCGCCATCGTCAAGCTGGCAAGCCTGACCCCGGAAGAGCGCAGCCGCGGCGTGATTGCCATGTCCGCCGGCAACCATGCCCAAGGGGTCGCCTGCCATGCCCAGCGGCTCGGCATTCCGGCAACCATCGTCATGCCGGAATCGACCCCGTTCGTGAAGATCGCCGCGACGAAGAGTTACAACGCGGAGGTGGTGCTCGCCGGAGAGACCGTCCATGAGGCCTCGGAAGAAGCCGACCGGATCGCAGCACAACGCGGCCTTGTCTGGGTTCACCCCTACGACGATCCTCGCGTGATCGAAGGTCAGGGCACAATCGCCCTGGAAATGCTGGAAGCCTATCCGGACCTGGACACGCTGGTGATCCCGATCGGCGGCGGCGGGCTGATCTCGGGCAACGGCACGGCCGCCAAGGCGATCAGGCCGGACATCGAGGTGATCGGCGTCGAGACCGTGCTCTATCCCGGCATGTGGGGCGACTTCTACGGCAAGGAGGTACGCTGCGAAGGTCCAACCATCGCAGAAGGCATTGCCGTGCGCGATGTGGGCAAACTGACCCGGCAGATCGTGAAAAAGGTCGTCGACGATATCATCCTGGCCAAGGAAAGCACCATCGAGCGGGCGATCAACGCCTATCTGACCCGTCTGCGCACCATCGCCGAGGGGGCGGGGGCCGCGGGCCTTGCCGCGTTGTTGACAGAGCCGGAGCGGTTTGCCGGCAAGAAGGTCGGGCTGATCCTGTGCGGCGGGAACATCGACCCCCGGCTCCTGTCGTCCATCGTGATCCGGGAACTGGCACGGGACGGCCGTCTCGTCTCCATCCGGATCGATACGCCCGACCGCCCCGGCGTTCTGGGCGAGATCGCCACGATCATCGGCAACCTCAAGGGCAATGTGGTCGATGTCGCCCATCATCACCTGTTCCTGAATGTCCCAGCCAAGGGCGCCACTCTGGACGTCACCTTCGAGGCTTTCGACACCCACCACGGCGAGGAGATCGTCGCGGCCCTGCGCGAGCGCGGCTACCGGGTCCGCCACATGGATGTGGCGGAATCGATTGAGTGA
- the hemB gene encoding porphobilinogen synthase — protein MDEILGGRRMRRNRRADWSRRLVRETALTTNDLIWPIFVVEGAGIRQPVSSMPGVERLSVDEAVKDAVKAESLGIPVIALFPYTDPALRDPTGSEALNPDNLVCQSCRAIKQEGLNLGLMTDVALDPYTSHGHDGLMDGETILNDETVDQLCRQALNQVEAGADIIGPSDMMDGRVAAIRLALDTNNFRDVQIMSYAAKYASAFYGPFRDAVGTNATLIGDKRTYQMDATNTDEALREAELDIAEGADMIMVKPGMPYLDILWRLKDTFRMPTYAYQVSGEFAMIEAAGANGWIDRDRAMLESLMAFKRAGADGILTYFAPQVASLLARAI, from the coding sequence ATGGATGAGATTCTCGGCGGTCGCCGCATGCGCCGCAACCGGCGCGCGGACTGGTCCAGGCGCCTGGTGCGGGAGACCGCGCTGACAACCAACGACCTGATCTGGCCGATCTTCGTCGTCGAGGGCGCCGGCATCCGCCAGCCCGTCTCCTCCATGCCCGGCGTAGAAAGGCTGTCCGTCGACGAGGCGGTAAAGGACGCGGTCAAGGCGGAAAGCCTGGGCATTCCGGTCATCGCCCTCTTTCCCTATACCGATCCGGCCCTGCGCGACCCGACGGGTTCCGAAGCGCTCAATCCGGACAATCTGGTCTGCCAGTCCTGCCGGGCGATCAAGCAGGAGGGCCTCAATCTCGGCCTGATGACCGATGTCGCCCTTGATCCCTATACCAGCCACGGCCATGACGGCCTGATGGACGGCGAGACGATCCTCAACGACGAAACCGTCGACCAGCTCTGCCGCCAGGCGCTCAACCAGGTGGAAGCCGGCGCCGACATCATTGGCCCGTCCGACATGATGGACGGACGCGTCGCCGCCATCCGGCTGGCGCTCGACACCAACAATTTTCGCGACGTGCAGATCATGTCCTACGCGGCCAAATACGCCTCGGCCTTCTACGGCCCGTTCCGCGACGCGGTCGGCACCAACGCCACCCTGATTGGCGACAAACGCACCTATCAGATGGATGCCACCAACACCGACGAAGCCCTTCGCGAGGCGGAACTGGACATAGCCGAAGGCGCGGACATGATCATGGTCAAGCCGGGCATGCCCTATCTCGACATCCTGTGGCGTCTGAAGGACACGTTCCGCATGCCGACCTATGCCTATCAGGTCTCCGGCGAATTCGCGATGATCGAGGCAGCCGGCGCCAACGGCTGGATCGACCGCGACCGCGCGATGCTGGAAAGCCTGATGGCCTTCAAACGGGCCGGCGCCGACGGCATCCTGACCTATTTTGCGCCCCAGGTGGCGTCACTCCTGGCCCGCGCGATATGA
- a CDS encoding acyl-CoA dehydrogenase family protein translates to MDFSLSEDQRAFQDMAAAFARDEMEPYAREWDESSLFPVDTLRKAAELGFGGIYVREDVGGSGLTRTDAAIIFEELAKGCTSTAAYISIHNMAAWMIDTYGSEELRQRYLPDLCSMTKFASYCLTEPGAGSDAAALRTKATDDGDHYVLNGSKAFISGGGVSDVYVVMVRTGGAGPKGISCVVVEKDTPGLSFGAQEVKLGWKSQPTAQVNFQDCRIPKTNRVGAEGEGFKIAMAGLDGGRLNIGACSLGAAQTCLERTIAYMKDRKQFGRAIAEFQALQFRLADMATELEAARLFLHKAAMLVDAKAPTATTTAAMAKRLATDTGFKVVNEALQLHGGYGYLRDYPIERYLRDVRVHQILEGTNEIMRLIIARDLLKD, encoded by the coding sequence ATGGATTTTTCCCTCAGTGAAGATCAACGCGCCTTTCAGGACATGGCGGCAGCCTTTGCCCGTGATGAAATGGAGCCGTATGCACGTGAATGGGACGAGAGCAGCCTCTTTCCGGTCGATACCTTGCGCAAGGCGGCGGAGCTGGGCTTCGGCGGCATTTACGTGCGCGAGGATGTCGGAGGCTCGGGCCTGACCCGGACCGATGCGGCGATTATCTTCGAGGAACTGGCCAAGGGCTGCACCTCGACGGCGGCTTATATTTCCATCCACAACATGGCCGCCTGGATGATCGACACCTATGGCAGCGAGGAATTGCGGCAGAGATATCTGCCCGACCTCTGCTCCATGACAAAATTCGCCAGCTACTGCCTGACCGAACCGGGAGCTGGATCCGATGCGGCTGCCCTGCGCACGAAGGCGACGGATGATGGCGACCACTACGTCCTGAACGGCTCCAAGGCCTTCATTTCCGGCGGCGGCGTCAGCGATGTCTATGTGGTCATGGTGCGCACCGGCGGCGCTGGTCCCAAAGGCATCAGTTGCGTCGTGGTGGAAAAGGATACACCGGGCCTGAGTTTCGGCGCGCAGGAGGTCAAGCTCGGCTGGAAGAGCCAGCCGACCGCCCAGGTGAATTTCCAGGACTGCCGGATCCCGAAGACCAACCGGGTCGGTGCGGAAGGCGAGGGTTTCAAGATCGCCATGGCCGGTCTCGACGGCGGCCGGCTGAACATCGGTGCCTGCTCGCTTGGTGCCGCACAGACCTGTCTTGAGCGGACGATCGCTTACATGAAGGACCGCAAGCAGTTCGGCCGCGCCATTGCCGAGTTCCAGGCGCTGCAGTTCCGCCTTGCCGACATGGCGACGGAACTGGAGGCCGCCCGGCTTTTCCTGCACAAGGCTGCCATGCTGGTGGATGCCAAGGCCCCGACCGCGACCACGACCGCGGCCATGGCCAAGCGGCTGGCCACCGATACCGGTTTCAAGGTGGTCAACGAGGCTTTGCAGCTTCACGGCGGCTACGGGTATCTGCGCGACTATCCGATCGAGCGTTACCTGCGCGACGTGCGCGTGCATCAGATTCTGGAAGGCACCAACGAGATCATGCGACTGATCATTGCCAGGGATCTTTTAAAGGACTGA
- a CDS encoding enoyl-CoA hydratase/isomerase family protein — MSDDILFEQRGVAGFITLNRPKALNALNHGMVTELARQLNAWAGDDGIRHVVICGEGEKAFCAGGDIRSIYDAKMAGESGLADFFHDEYLLNAQIKTYPKPYISLIDGIVMGGGVGVSVHGSHRVGTENTMLAMPETGIGFFPDVGGTWFLPRMPKETGTYCAMSAGRLKQGDALETGVLTHTTSRQNLPALMEALERAEDVDAALAGFHADPDPSDLMARSDLIEGIFSAPTVADVMNRLDTCEDPWGQKVAAGIRSKSPTSVHLAFEQMRRGARLDFEGCMRLEYRIVTKILEGHDFFEGVRALLVDKDQSPKWQPDRLDQIGETVLAPYFEKPASGDLPL; from the coding sequence GTGAGCGACGATATCTTATTTGAACAGCGCGGGGTGGCGGGTTTCATCACGCTGAACCGGCCGAAGGCCCTGAACGCCCTGAACCATGGCATGGTGACCGAACTGGCCCGCCAGCTGAACGCTTGGGCCGGCGACGACGGCATCCGTCATGTGGTGATCTGTGGGGAAGGGGAGAAGGCCTTTTGCGCCGGCGGCGACATCCGCAGCATCTATGACGCGAAAATGGCAGGCGAATCCGGTCTGGCGGACTTCTTCCACGACGAATATCTGCTCAACGCCCAGATCAAGACCTACCCCAAACCCTATATCTCCCTGATCGACGGCATCGTCATGGGCGGCGGTGTCGGTGTTTCGGTGCATGGCAGCCACCGGGTCGGCACCGAGAACACCATGCTCGCCATGCCGGAAACGGGGATCGGCTTCTTTCCCGATGTGGGCGGGACCTGGTTCCTGCCGCGCATGCCAAAGGAAACCGGAACCTATTGCGCCATGAGCGCGGGGCGCCTGAAACAGGGGGACGCGCTGGAAACGGGTGTTCTGACCCACACGACCTCCCGCCAGAACCTTCCAGCTCTGATGGAGGCGCTGGAGCGGGCCGAGGACGTCGATGCAGCTCTTGCCGGCTTCCACGCCGATCCGGACCCGTCGGATCTTATGGCGAGGTCGGATCTGATCGAGGGGATTTTCTCCGCCCCGACCGTTGCGGACGTGATGAACCGGCTTGATACCTGCGAAGATCCCTGGGGCCAGAAGGTGGCGGCCGGGATCCGCTCCAAGTCGCCGACCAGCGTTCATTTGGCTTTTGAACAGATGCGGCGGGGCGCAAGGCTGGACTTTGAGGGCTGCATGCGCTTGGAATACCGGATCGTTACGAAGATCCTTGAGGGACATGATTTCTTCGAGGGGGTAAGGGCACTTCTGGTCGACAAGGACCAGTCGCCGAAATGGCAGCCGGACCGGCTGGACCAGATCGGCGAGACCGTGCTTGCACCCTATTTCGAGAAACCGGCCTCAGGGGATCTTCCTCTTTAA
- a CDS encoding DUF6163 family protein: MSSRPPWSTILVWYLRAIAVLLLGGGLIHWARIIGITPWRDVWFWDMPLAWQSATVFFGVLDLVAAIGLWLAVSWGTVMWLFRAGSQIVMHTLFSDIYGRRPYEISFYLLTIAGYLLLTYLMERENRAR, encoded by the coding sequence ATGAGCTCGAGACCGCCGTGGAGCACCATTCTGGTGTGGTATCTGCGCGCAATTGCGGTCCTGCTGCTTGGGGGAGGGCTGATCCACTGGGCACGGATCATCGGGATCACACCCTGGCGCGATGTCTGGTTCTGGGACATGCCGCTGGCGTGGCAATCGGCGACGGTCTTCTTCGGTGTGCTTGATCTGGTGGCGGCGATCGGGCTGTGGTTGGCGGTTTCCTGGGGCACGGTCATGTGGCTGTTTCGCGCCGGCAGCCAGATCGTGATGCACACCCTTTTTTCCGACATCTACGGCCGCCGGCCCTATGAGATCTCATTCTATCTTCTGACGATCGCGGGATATCTGCTTCTGACTTACCTGATGGAGCGGGAAAATCGCGCGCGGTAG
- the mmsB gene encoding 3-hydroxyisobutyrate dehydrogenase has product MRRVRRGAWSRDKSGGVVMTEKIGFIGLGNMGGPMAVNLMKAGHDVLGFDLSEGALAAFEDAGGTCVKSVPELAAACDVIVTMLPAGAHVRKVYMDEGGIFENAKPGTLMIDSSTIDVDSARAVAAAAAEQDMPMVDAPVSGGVGGATAGTLTFMVGGPEAAYEQARPYLDIMGKTIVHAGDSGNGQAAKICNNMVLGISMIAVSEAFVLAERLGLDAQKLFDISSTASGQCWALTSYCPVPGPLPSSPANRDYQPGFAAAMMLKDLKLAQEAASSSGASTPLGAEASALYNMFCNSGGEAQDFSAIVKYLRGS; this is encoded by the coding sequence ATGCGCCGGGTGCGAAGGGGTGCCTGGTCGCGGGACAAGTCGGGAGGAGTTGTCATGACAGAGAAGATCGGATTTATCGGCCTCGGCAATATGGGCGGGCCGATGGCGGTCAACCTGATGAAAGCCGGGCATGATGTCCTGGGTTTCGATCTTTCGGAAGGCGCGCTCGCGGCCTTCGAGGATGCGGGCGGAACGTGTGTTAAAAGCGTCCCGGAACTCGCGGCGGCCTGCGACGTCATCGTCACCATGCTTCCGGCCGGTGCCCATGTGCGCAAGGTCTATATGGACGAGGGCGGTATTTTTGAAAACGCGAAGCCGGGGACGCTGATGATCGATTCCTCGACCATCGACGTGGACAGCGCACGCGCCGTCGCTGCGGCTGCGGCCGAGCAGGACATGCCAATGGTCGACGCGCCGGTCTCCGGCGGCGTCGGCGGCGCCACGGCCGGAACCCTGACCTTCATGGTCGGCGGGCCCGAGGCGGCCTACGAACAGGCCAGGCCCTATCTGGACATCATGGGCAAGACCATCGTCCATGCCGGGGATTCGGGAAACGGGCAGGCCGCCAAGATCTGCAACAACATGGTGCTGGGCATTTCCATGATCGCGGTCAGCGAGGCATTCGTTCTCGCCGAGCGGCTCGGCCTCGATGCGCAGAAGCTGTTCGACATTTCCTCCACCGCCTCCGGCCAGTGCTGGGCATTGACATCCTATTGTCCGGTTCCGGGGCCGCTGCCGAGTTCGCCGGCGAACCGGGACTATCAGCCGGGCTTTGCGGCTGCGATGATGCTCAAGGATCTGAAGTTGGCGCAGGAGGCGGCCAGCAGCTCCGGGGCGTCCACCCCCCTCGGTGCGGAGGCCTCCGCGCTCTATAATATGTTCTGCAATTCCGGCGGTGAGGCGCAGGACTTTTCGGCCATCGTCAAATACCTGCGCGGATCATGA